Sequence from the Hevea brasiliensis isolate MT/VB/25A 57/8 unplaced genomic scaffold, ASM3005281v1 Scaf259, whole genome shotgun sequence genome:
attggtgcaaatggtgagcttgtggtggacaagctagagggacaacaattgGAGTCCTAAGAGAACCCTAAGGGAGGAAGATTGATTGATTGTGCACCTTGGAGGTTAGTATTcaataatccctcttttagttagagtttaatgaattaaatttctaaaattcaattcttgatggcaaatgaacctttaatgcatgctaaaatgagTTTTAGTATGCTTTTGGGCAttgaaaattaattaggcacataactcaTCAAGTATGTTGCATGTAATCctagattgaattttaaaattcaatgctctaatgccctTAAATTCATGCTTCCAAGCCTTCACCATCCACAGACACATCACACAAATAAGCAAAAACATTAGGCATTACATTCTTTTTAGTGGTAAAAATAGAGTCTTCCTCAAAAAGTGAGGAGATTATTACATCATCAAGGTTCTCAAAGATTACATCAGAAAGACTCTGGAAAAGTATTAAAAGTGACTTTAAGCACTTCAATGGCTTGTTTTTAGAAGGACTCAGTAACATCTTTCTCTGGTGTGGCAGGCAGAGTAAGGACAATCTCCCTTGCTTTAAGATACTCGTCAATAATGAGTAGCTACTCGGTTAGCCCTTCACCTTTCTTCTCCTCTTTGATTAACTTGACAATGTTTGAGAAAATTTCAAAACTCAGCTCCTCCTTTCTGAAATACCAGATGAGTTCGGGATAGCCATTTAGTGGATGATCCTCTTGATCTTGGACAAATGTTTCATGTAAGGGAGGGATATGATCACCATCTCctatcattttctcttctttagtAGCCACATAACATAAGCCACTCTTATTTTATTGACCGCCGAACTCTGGCAAAGTAGTAGCTCTTTTGCAAGTTTTACCTAATCCTGTTCCATTTGTCcagttcatcttcttcatcattaCTGAGACTCTCTTCCATGCTCACTTCAACACTTGCTTGCTCGGCCTTGATCATACCAACCATTTGAAAAACCATTCATGTGTTGGCCATGAGCTGCTACAAGGTTTACTACATTGTTCTCCTCAGTAGAAACAGTGATTACAGAACTACTCATAGGCAACTTGATCTTCTAGTGCAGGGTTGATGGAACTCCTCCTAATGGGTGATACCATGGTCGACCCAATAATAAAGCAAAGGTTACTGGTATGTCAATCACGGTGAACTCAACCTCAGTCTCAATCGGCCTAACCTTTATAATGGCATTAAAAGTGCCTTCCACCACACGTTTTGTATCATCATATGCTCTTATAATAGTAGAACCTAAAGGCAGGGAAGCATGGATTTGAGggcattagaacattgaattttaaaattcaatctaaggttacatgcaccatacaaaGTGTTTTATatgcctaatcaatttccaatgcccaaaagcataccaaaacacattttagtatgcattaaaatttcatttgccatttaagattgtgaattaaaaaattaattcattaaaccctaaCAAAAAGAGGGATTTTGAGTACTAACCTCCAAGGTATACAATCAATGAATCTCTCTTCCTTAGGTGCTCTTAGGACTCcaattgttgtccctctagcttgtccaccacaagctcatCAATGGCAGCCTCAATCTTAGCTtcccaagccttgccaaccacttgTAATTGGGGTTTTTGCTTTAGTGAAGGTTTGGGGATGTATGGAAaactagaaacactttctagcaattttaattcaaaggaaatcaacaatttccttttgaattaatgaaaagaaaagatgaagaggGAAGAGAGCAGTGTTGCCGTCCAAAAGGGAAGAGGGAgaagaaatttattttctttcttcctttttcaCTTATATACATAAGTCAACCCCtactaactcccttgccacatgtcaccttaggATCAAATCTTACTTTTGaaagacttaatcacattaagctacTTGTCAAAGATAGACTGAATCTTGACTTTTATCATCTTACattattggaagacaaatggcaagtttgtatgatgccacatgtcaccatctcatggtgccacatgtcaccatatgaaTTAAtcttacttttaaattttaattttagttctcaacccaaaattataatttatcctcttcaaattattttatatcaaatataaattaattgattaattaatctccattaattaattaatttctcacaattaaattcatatttaaacactttaaatataaatttaatttatattatacatctaatgacctagatttggtttcaagtcatgctagggactttgcaatcttattgcaaaccaaacctaattaattaattaattaaactctttaattaattaattaaattacattttacttTGTGATTAACtagtgtagatgtgtgacttactaggcttattacttattggcaatgagaaatgatattaactcttaatatcattagaactctttcttaccataaataatttctctaaatcatttcaggcatctcatagacaatggttgacacctagcatagcatgccatggccacccaatcaataataaggaatacattaaataaacttttaatcatatgtttccatgcactagaatctctccgttacaaaattccaattctagctagagtcatggttaatgtcaaactccatttactatgaatattatgttatcttttaattccaattcttgattaatcagattttcttgtcagaaactcttttctgactaattctatctatcctggccagaaacttgaatcatcaagaataattaaatgaacataggattttatccctatttacttagggtaacagattccatcttgatcaacacctatctccatatataactagtaggagccaacacatgcccatatacccatacacagtatgagtataaaagcagtatcaaacttaaaccacctatatacaagataactatgttatctcaggtctaaagattacatgcactgatatgatatatgacaatgcattgacaaaagtaaactccatgtgcttgtcataagcgtcactagttcggcctacttatcatgtataagtgcctatcatgtttgttatgtggcatgagactcaccactctaacttatttatatctcatataaatacttttagaacaaatatgattacaatctttctggataagtcatgtcatttgtaaagtatcttcgattgtgaaccaatttatgatactttatactagaaatactgttactcatattcttaacaacttaagaatagaatttctaataaaatatcaatagaccttttcaattacacataaataaatcatgtaaacaaaaaagtgaaattgccttttattaataaaaatatgtacaagatacatacaaaatgatatgctctagggcatactactaacagaaccatcGTCCACCATTATGCAACTAGTGACTTTCCCTTGAATTTGAACTTTAATGAACAGAGCTCTATTGTGGTTTCTCCCATCTCTCAGCAAATCGACATCAGTAAATAAAATTCCTTCTTTGTTCCCAATTTGTATAGAGTTTGCTAACTCTTCTGGAGTAGAATCAGTATTCATAGTCATAAGCATCAAGGCAATAACTAAACTTCTTCAATGGACTTTTGATTGTTTCAATAACTTCCAAAGAGACACACTAACGAGAGTCCTCCTTAATTGCTTCACGAGTGAATTTTGCTTTATTGCATTGTCTCCTTCATCTCTTTCCACAGTCTTACCATCATCTTTCTTTTGATCAGCATCTTTATAGGCTATTTCTTTTCCTTTATCAACATCAATTCTCCCATAAAGGCATCCACTATGTGTTACATTTTCCATAGCCAAGATATCATCACTAAAATCTTCCCAAACATCAACAAAGACCTTGCATACTTTGCTCTCGTAATCGTAGTCATCCCAAACATTAACAGTCAAACTTCACTGTAAGGCCATAATCTCGTCTGAGCATTCCTCTCTAATTACCCAATCTTCCCCATTCTCCACTTTCACCTCCTTGATCCCTACTTCCACGTCTCTAAAAGAATCCATCACTTCATGATCGGTGAATCAGATCGATCATATTGATGTTTGCAGGTGTAGGAACGTGGTTATAGTTAGGTAAAGGTTTGGTTTGGGCACTAGGTTTGGAAAGATCAGTGATTTGACCGCTATCAATCAAGTCATGTACATCATGCTTGAGCGAGTATAGTTGTCTGTTGTATGCCTGATCATTTGGTGATAATGGCAAAAATCATTCATATTCCATTTTTCTAGTGCAAGGTTAGGAATGGGTCTTAGCTCTAAAGGCTTAATGAATCCTATCTTATGGAATTTTCTGAAGACATGGGATAAGGGTTTCCTTAGATTGGTGAATTTTCTGGGTTGTTTAACATTGTAGGTGGGCTTGACTAGGTTGACTTGGGGTTATTCCTTGGTAGGATTGTAAAAGGATGAGCTTGGGTTGAAATTCTTTCTGATCGAGGTATTCTTATCTCTCAATTTCCTTCGCTCGCACACCTCTATCATATACATCTTTGAAGGTATGGAGTGTCATGTTATCCAGTCTCTTCTTGATATAAGGGAGTGAGCAAATTTGGTGAATCTCTCccctaagaattttttttttcaattctgtATATCAACAGAGGATATCAAAATTCGCTTATTCtctcaaaaaggaaaaaaatcatGGTATACAAACAAGGCGACCTACTATTCTCATAAATACAAATCAAGCTAAATAGTACACAGCCACTACTTCATGTGGCAAATTACCCGTGACCTCTAGTGGTaggtttttcttcttctacttgcTGGTTGCTAAATGGGCCATGGTAGCGAGGAATTGGAGTAGACTAAAAGGCAGCAATAGACTCATTAGAGGAAGTGGTGGTGGCAGCTTGGTCAGTGAGGCTATACGAGGCACACTATTATGGTTGGAGTTGTCATCAGAAGAAACTCAGCCCGCAATCCCAAAAGTCCACAAGTTCATCAACCAAAACTTGAAGTATATCTCAATTGTTTTAAGCACCAATTTAAAACACTTCAATTTCAAAAAATCTTAACTCATTTTGCTTCATAGGTCTAATTGGAGACTGAGAAAACTTGAAGCATATCCTAATCGATTTGAGCGCCAATTTCAAAATGCTAACTTTATTTTTCCTTGAAAAGTCTTGGTTCCTGGAATAGTTTAATTAGAGATTGAAAAAATTGGAAAAGCTAAAGTAGAAGATGATGAAGGGTATAACTCACTTATTAAATGCCAAtagttaatataaaataaataagaagacCAACTAGTAAATGAAACAAAAAAGAataactaaaaaaataattttaaaaatataaaaaccaAATTATTAATAACACTATAATTCAAATTAACAGTTGATAATAACTTAAATATATTAagtgtttaataaaattatgtataactaataaaaatatatattatgttatttattttactattaaaatAGACATATAGTTACTAATTTattataaacatatataaaaattaaaaatttatttttttaaatataattatttttctattcATATACATAATTTTTATCATATAATGATAAACATTTATTACCTAgttcaattattattataatatatttatgtttatccattatttcttataagcataaATAACTTGTTGATTTAAACATTAATTTAGAGATATAAAAActctttaaataataaattttaaaaggataatataatttaaattaaaaataattttttttatatatacacatatgATCCAAAGAAATTCATTGCTGCtccttttaataataaaataatttctaagAATTAAATCTCAATTTTCCTTCACAAGTGCAGTAAGCAGCAGTTAGAttcataaattttatcaaatacataCCATCAACTACCCCAAACCGCTGAACCAAGCAAGGCCAATGTGGGCTTTTCTCACAATGTCAATAATTAGGGATGCAGCAAATGTTTTCGAAATATTGTTGAAACGCAACAATTATAAAACCAAACACAAAACAGCCAAAACTTTGTTTCATTTAAACACTCTGACATCAACCAAatagacaagtaggccaaaaagaCGCCATTATTACAATGCTGTAAGAACAAACTTTCCAAAAAGAAATGTCTGAGTTACATAGAATTGAAATGCCAAAGGCTTGGACTTGATCTATAAATAAAACTATTTCATTTTAATTAGTCCACTAAATTAACAGCTCCATTAACGTATAAAGGCTCACCTTCCCAAAGTCCACACAGTTCATTTTGATTTAGAGTGAGCCAAGATAAAATAATGCAACAAACCAGCCAAAAGGGAGCTCACACTGAAAAGCAACCATCATTGCCATATCCACACAGAACCTCAAATATGGCcatacagaaaatcaacatgaaAAAACATATGTTATTTTGCAAGATGACCACACTTCATACAGAAGCTAAATTAGAGTTGCCAGTTTGCAAATCATATGATTTACTTTCTTATTCTAACCAAATTTCAACTAGGTTCCCCCAATTACTCATATGAACTGCCAAAACTTGTAACTTCCTCCAATCACACGTTTCGTCATTGTTTGTCCCTACCAACTTCTAATTATCAACTCCACTGTCGCAGCTCAAGTCATTCGCCATTGCATCTGAATGTGGATCACTGTAGACATgcacaaataattgaacaatggACATAAATAAGGAGAATGGCATCAAGGTTGCTGATGCCATTTCAATAGCAATTTTGGACATTTGAACATTGACCCCTATATGCATGCCCAAGGCAAGGATATAATACCAATTTGCCAGCCATTTCTGATTTCGCACAGAAATGAGATACTTTGGCACTGGGGTACTTCCATGTCttactgttataattttatactCAAAACATACAAACTAATTGAATTAAAGTTGTTGTTTAGTTAGTAATTACAATATCTAACAATTTTGATCAAATGACCACCAAAGACCAAAATTTCACCAGCAAATCTAAGTATTTCAtccttttttaaattaaaaatctataaaagtgaagttcaaaataaaattaaagaccATAAATGGCAGCATTCATTTTTGTAACAGCAAATATACTTAAAAAAATGGGAAAATACAAAACAAAAACAGAATGTTAACATaacagaaaattttaaaaaatttctagGCCGACTTCAAATGGACTTGATCAAACAGTGTTACCTAAATCACTCCTACTGACCTTGTATCACATTTCTGACTCTTTGTATCCAAACAAAGATACTTTTACATGCCTAAACACTTAAATTGGCGAATTCTATAAAAGAATATGCTTTATCACaataaattaaaagttaaatCAAGATGAATTAGAATTACTGAATTTTTTGCTTTTACCATTTGaatttacatatacatataatttaaagtttataaaataattacattgAATTGTATATTTTTCACGCTTATAATTCATAGTGATCCCATATTGCGTGTTAATTAAGTCTACCCTACCTTATCCCGTACCCATATCCACACCATGAAACATTGAGAACCATACCCATACCACGATACATGGCAAACCATGAATCAGGCAATACTGGATCAAGTATAGGCCAAATCATAAAAAGGTTGGAAAGGCAAAATGCCATTTTGTCGCGCAAAAGATGGTTCACCAGAACCAAAGGAAAGGGCTAAAAGGACTTGGGTGGTTTATTCTAGAAGAAGCAAGAAAGATCTAGAGGCTTCTGGAATGAGCAAGAATGAACTAGAAGATTCCGTCCAGTCTAGCAACAATTGGTTAGCTCAAATTCGGGAGGGACATGTGATGCCAGGTGCTTGAGAGGGCTATTAAAAGCATAAGGTATAGTGAGGTAAGGCAGGGaattttaaattgtaattttcCAGCTTTGTTTGAGCTTGGAGGCAGTAATCATTACTGCTGGGGTGCGAGAAGAGTGAATTCTAGTTGATTGATCCAGATTACTTGTATCCACCTGGACTCTTGACATCATTTTGAATAAAATCTCTCTTTTTCCCCACATATTCTTTTTCTCGATTCCATTTTTCTGCTTATTTCCCCTGAACAGGTTCCTTACTCTTATCACATTTCAGCTCAATGAATATTGAAGAGATGCCAATCCGGAAAATAACTATGATCGCAAAGAAGGAAGAATAATCAACTTACAGAGTTACAATATTGAGTATTTCGACGCCTCTGATTGGAAAAGCCCTGTTATCCTCAAGAGTGGCAGTGGGCTTAGGTAGATCATAAGAAACTGAGAATCTAGTATaataaatgcatatttcattgaCATCATAACCATTATCATGCCATATAACGCAGAACCTGTCCTTAGCAAGGACAATGAGCTCGACATCTTCCTCATGACCAAACCAAAAGGATCGGGGAAGATCAACCGAACAAAGTTCTTTTCTGTTTGCAACATCATAGGAATCCAAGCGCATGTGTATAGTATCGTACGTATAAAGAATTCCATCATCTGAAAGTGTGATGCAAccgagaaacggataagaaccATAAGGTAAGTCCTTCTGGTAGACACTCCAAGAGCCATTTGAGCAATCTAATTGATACAAATTGCGTTCATCCCCCATATAGGCAATGAGTGTACCTGGGGACAAAGATGCTGAAGCAATTGGATAAAAACGAGATAAATGCGGTTTGATTATCTTTCTTACCTCGACTTCACCTTCGTTGCTGTCAACAACATTCAAAGCAAAACCCCAAGCGTCCGGGTTGCGAAGACCATCATGGCGATTACCAGCAAACAGATACAACCAACGACCGTCAACAACAGTAGATCTACCTCCACTGAAAGCGAATGGCAAAGCAAAACAAGTCTTCCAACCATCTCTAGCATTTCTCGTGTCTAGACACCGTATCTACTTGCAGCCATCACCGCCACAGCGCACCAAAAATATGTCAGTCAGGTTACTGCGGCCACCGATGACGTAAATAGAAGAACCAATAACTGCACAATCGGCGTCCACAAGTGCAGGACCTGGGTGGTTAACTTGATTTATATCCTCGAAAACTCTCGAGAATTGAATCTCAACACCATTATTACCATCGGTTTGTTTCAACAAATACCAATCGTTTATTGCGTCCCTATAGCCACTATCTACATCATCTGATTCATACAAAGATTCTCCCAACCTCAAAACGTGAATATAAATCAACTTCTCCATCTCAAATATTGAAGAAAACAATACCAGCAACCAAAAATTCTGCGGTTAGGGtttttgagttatcaaacctcaGTTTCTGAGAGGTGTTCTCAGATCTGAAAGAAACCTCAACAAATCTTCTCTGAATCAATATTCACCCTGCAGCATTCATACCCAATTAATGACCAAAAAAGAATGTACAGAAAGCAGCGTACATCTTCAACAAATTTTCTCAGAAATTAAAACCAATCAACAAACCCAGATAAAAAAAAAGGGTTCAGTGCGCAGGTTGCTCTTCGTCTGGCGATCTGGTACTGAGAGGAGATCTGGTATTGCGATGGACAATTAAgcagatgaaaataaaaaaataataataataatcggaCGCTCGGGCATCGCCGATGGTGAGGGACAAGGACGAGGAGACAGACATCAGGTAGCAACTGGTGACTGGATGGCGACGGAGGGAGAAAGGGAGAAGGAGGAGGCGCTGCCGTGACAATAAGCAGGGAGCTGGAAACGCAAATGGATtgcaaataataataaattaataaattaattaattttatatatatatatatacacacacatagaTGGCCACGTTTCAGAAATAGCCttaaaaaaattagtaaaaagTGTATAAATTTAGCTTTACCTATATATCCGTTTAAAATTTAggggataaaaatttttaattttattatttacttttttttttaaattatataataattgataattaaaaagtataaaagagaaataaattaaaatagagtgtattgaaaattttattgagaatttaaaataataacaaagtaattgagatagtattaaaatttttagtaagtatataaaataataaagtaagaaaattaagagaatattagaaattaaaatgagtgtagaaaataattatttagagaatttgagaaaaattgaaaaaatattaagaattgaagaaaatgcagagaataattgtgtagagaattaatgatatatataaatgaattaggagtgacgtaacatatttattaaatttttttatatttaaattatcggTTTAATCAGGTTCAAAATCGTCGGTTCAATTCGGTTTAAAATCACCGATTCacggttcttaaaaaatataaaCCTGAATCAAAGCGTAGAAAAACGATTTGGATCCGATTTGAGACCAGTTTCGGTTTTGATCTGGTTATGACCGAACTAGTTTCGGTTCAAAATCAGATCGTGGCCAcccctctatatatatatatatatatatatatatatatatatatatatatatatatatatatatatatatatatatatatatatatgcgcaCATATAAAAGATAGATTGAATTTATTAAAATGTCCCTATTTTATaaactaattataattataattttattatttaaattaattttaaagtctttataaatttaaaatttttaatctttttatatttaattttaattaaatataaaattttataaaaattatttaattaaaataagaagaaattaagatgtaaaaaataaaaaatattattgatATATTCTataataaattaatgataaaaatatgCCACAAATTATCTTTAACAATAATAATATCAACGTTAATAGTTTTAGCAATAAaagttattttatataaaattgttGTAAATACTTTATTGAAACTTATTTATCACTAATACTTTCAAAAATGAGATTCTATACAAATTGTTTGCTAATGATTTTTAACAATAAATTATTCATTGCTAATATTCTCAATAATTATCTATTCAATATAAATTTATCGCTAATAATATTAGTGATGACTTATTCATTGTTaaattgtaaataattttaatttataatattactataattaatattaattaaaattttaatattgttttaatagtaatttacttataataaaaatcatattataattctatattcttaattttatacgtattattaattcattaaaaaatatttactttATCATTGATGCTGTCATAGGAATCTTCATGGATACGGATCTGTAAATTAAGAGAGCACCGGATGGGTTAGTTAATCACTATTATAATGCTTAAGTCAGTGTTGGATTATAGAGAATGAGAATGAAGAGCTGAGAGATTAAAAATCAGATCCCATGTACTTATCAATCCTCCTATATATATAAGCATTggttttattttttcaaaaacaTAGCCCACTTggttttattttttcaaaaaaaaccAAATCTCCTCTCCCTCTTTACAGTACTATTACATGCAATGGTATGAGTGAGTCTTTGTTAGGGTAATTATGTGTTTGAAGGCTTGGAATCCTTGGGACGTTTTAAGATCAATGGTGAATTAAAGACTTCATTCATCAATTCTCTTCTTTCTCAAGCTTAAGGGAAAATAGGtaattcttcttttctttttgatCTTTTAGAAGGATCCAAGCATGTTTATGAGTGTTAGGTTGTATAGCTTTATTTGCATGTAAGGTTTGAGAAGCGTTAATCTTGGTATAATTAAGTGAGAGTTGATGCGTGTTGGGGTTTTTGACTTTTTTTTATTGCAATTGTATCATTTATTGTGAGAATTTGGTCAAAGTTCCAAATCTTAAAGGCCTAAACTAGTTAGTTCTTACATAGTCTAAAGTAATATAGGTTTTTTAGTTAAGTTTGGTATGTGATCCTTAATGTTTTCTTGAGTTAAGTTAGGAGAAAAATTAATTCTTATCTTTGATGGTTGCTTGTAAGCTCAATGAGATGTTTTTAAGTTGTTGTTGTATGCTTTAAAAATTTACTTTAAGGTTTGATCATGTTTTTGAAGCCTTGAGATTGAGATTGATGTGTTTGTGGGCTAAAGTTATGCAAAATTCAACTTGAGAATTCTGAACATGCCCAGATTTAACTACTAAAAACCAATGTTTCGGCAGCTATAGTAGCTTTTATACTTCAAGTGAGTTTGGGGTTCAAGACTTCAACAGCCAAAGTCTAAGACTTCAACTGCTGTAGTAGCTACCACTTGAAAAGAGTAGCCAAAGTCCAAGATTTTGGTCACCGAAGTGGGTTCTGCCAGGCTTATTTCCCCTTCTTTCCTAAGGTTCCAAAACTTTATTTTTGGGTCCAAAAGGATCTAGAATAGATTGTTTAATTTATGTATAGAGCTTTAGGGTTTCGAATAACTCCTTAAGTTCCAATAtttatgttagtagtataccctagagtatatcattttgtatgtatctagtacatattttattaataaaatgcaatttcacttttctgtttacataatgtatttatctgtaatagaaaaaggtccattgatattctgttagaaattctattcttaagttgttaagaatatgagtgatagtatttctagcacaaaatatcataaattggttcacaatcgatgatactttacaataaggacatgacttatctagaaagattataatcatgtttattcccaagttatttatatgagatataaataagatggaatggtgagtcttatgccatataacaaacataataggcacttatacatgataagttggccgagccagtgacacttatgacaagcacgtggagtttactcttatcaatatattgtcataaatcatatcagtgcatataatctttagacctgagataatacatttatcttgtatataggtggtttgagtttgatactactttcatacttgtactgtgtatgggtatatgggcatgtgttgactcctactagttatatatggaggtaggtgttgatcaagatggaatctgttaccctaagtaaatagggattgtAACAATCGGGCTcccaccactagaggaattgttcgttttggccataagtctcacggttttgtcccataggtggaatggagaacttcccaggaggtcacccatcctaggatttctctcaagcgagcacgcttaaccctggagttcttccaactcttcaggccattccactaaaaggcgcctctagtgattagttcctccattttatatatcattacttttgaacccaagaccaactccgtgctttgcc
This genomic interval carries:
- the LOC131169048 gene encoding uncharacterized protein LOC131169048 isoform X1; amino-acid sequence: MGDERNLYQLDCSNGSWSVYQKDLPYGSYPFLGCITLSDDGILYTYDTIHMRLDSYDVANRKELCSVDLPRSFWFGHEEDVELIVLAKDRFCVIWHDNGYDVNEICIYYTRFSVSYDLPKPTATLEDNRAFPIRGVEILNIVTLDPHSDAMANDLSCDSGVDN
- the LOC131169048 gene encoding uncharacterized protein LOC131169048 isoform X2, encoding MGDERNLYQLDCSNGSWSVYQKDLPYGSYPFLGCITLSDDGILYTYDTIHMRLDSYDVANRKELCSVDLPRSFWFGHEEDVELIVLAKDRFCVIWHDNGYDVNEICIYYTRFSVSYDLPKPTATLEDNRAFPIRGVEILNIVTLCFYVVLESNMSLKEI